A part of Babylonia areolata isolate BAREFJ2019XMU chromosome 6, ASM4173473v1, whole genome shotgun sequence genomic DNA contains:
- the LOC143283326 gene encoding actin-related protein 6-like — MATLVLDNGAGTAKVGFSSDKEARIIPNCVMKAKNVRTRIFVGDQIEECKDLSSLYYLLPFQKGYLVNWDIERQVWDHMFGKDCCRVEFGETTLIVTEPFFNFQSIQEAMTEVLFEEYQFKSIYRCNAPELSQYRYKYRYMESPLCTLLIDSGYSFTHIVPYCKGKKLRDAVCRVNVGGKLLTNHLKEIISYRQLMVMDETYVVNQMKEDVCYVSSSFMEDMSVARKKGAENTILREYILPDFSHIKRGYVRQKDDLTERGGDEQLIRMNNERFAVPELLFHPSDVGIQEMGIAEAVVHVLSKLDEEMRPHMLKNIVLTGGNCHLPGFQDRLYKDIRSLADEDYDVEIFLPPNPITYAWEGGCLLAEDPDLENKVLTRQDYDEQGLSYALERFDVW; from the exons GATTATCCCCAACTGTGTCATGAAAGCAAAAAATGTGCGCACAAGGATTTTTGTTGGCGACCAGATTGAGGAATGCAAAGACCTGTCCAGTCTTTACTACCTTCTGCCCTTCCAAAAG GGCTACCTGGTCAACTGGGACATTGAGAGACAAGTATGGGATCATATGTTTGGCAAAGATTGCTGTCGT GTGGAGTTTGGGGAGACCACCCTGATTGTGACGGAGCCATTCTTCAACTTCCAGTCCATTCAGGAAGCCATGACGGAGGTGTTGTTTGAGGAGTACCAGTTCAAATCCATCTACAGGTGTAACG cgcCAGAGCTGAGTCAGTACCGCTACAAGTACCGCTACATGGAGAGCCCACTGTGTACCTTGCTGATTGACTCAGGTTATTCCTTCACCCACATCGTGCCCTACTGCAAGGGGAAGAAACTCCGTGATGCTGTCTGCAG ggtgaacGTTGGGGGCAAACTACTGACTAACCACTTGAAGGAAATCATCTCCTACAG ACAGCTGATGGTGATGGATGAGACGTACGTGGTGAACCAGATGAAGGAGGATGTGTGCTACGTGTCCTCCAGCTTCATGGAAGACATGAGTGTGGCAAG gaagAAAGGGGCGGAGAACACCATCCTGAGGGAGTACATCCTGCCGGACTTTTCACACATCAAGCGAGGCTACGTGCGTCAGAAGGACgacctgacagagagagggggggatgagcaG TTGATCCGGATGAACAACGAGAGGTTTGCGGTGCCGGAGTTGTTGTTCCACCCTTCAGACGTGGGCATTCAGGAGATGGGCATCGCAGAGGCTGTCGTCCACGTTCTGTCCAAGCTGGATGAGG AAATGCGGCCCCACATGCTGAAGAACATCGTTCTGACCGGCGGCAACTGTCACCTGCCAGGCTTCCAGGACAGACT GTACAAAGATATCCGGAGTCTGGCTGATGAGGACTATGACGTGGAGATCTTCTTGCCTCCAAA CCCCATCACCTACGCATGGGAAGGCGGATGTCTGCTGGCGGAGGACCCAGACCTGGAGAACAAGGTGCTGACACGACAGGACTACGACGAACAGGGCCTGAGCTATGCACTGGAACGCTTCGATGTCTGGTGA